One Streptomyces sp. L2 genomic window carries:
- a CDS encoding S1 family peptidase: protein MRTKRTRLLAVAAGLVAVTLAGAPGAGAASPARGAARLARVSDSVARAAVGGTAWYTDAHSGRVVVTADSTVGEAGIARIEKAAGADPGAVEVRRTTGVFRPLLGAGDAIYGGQYRCSLGFNVHSGSTYYFLTAGHCGKVAKTWYTDQAHRTLIGATVNYSFPGNDYALVRYDNGALGHPGGYSAANAYVGESVKRTGSTSGTHGGTVTALNVSVHYQSGGTVRGLIQTTVCAEPGDSGGPLYDGTKAIGLTSGGSGDCSSGGTTFFQPVTEALSAYGVSIY, encoded by the coding sequence GTGAGAACCAAGCGCACCCGACTGCTCGCCGTCGCCGCAGGTCTCGTCGCCGTCACCCTGGCCGGGGCACCCGGCGCGGGAGCGGCGTCCCCCGCCCGAGGCGCCGCGCGGCTGGCCCGAGTTTCGGACAGCGTCGCCCGGGCCGCCGTGGGCGGCACCGCCTGGTACACCGACGCGCACAGCGGCCGTGTCGTCGTCACCGCCGACAGCACGGTCGGCGAGGCCGGCATCGCCCGCATCGAGAAGGCGGCCGGCGCCGACCCGGGCGCCGTGGAGGTCCGCCGCACCACCGGCGTCTTCCGGCCGCTGCTGGGCGCGGGCGACGCCATCTACGGCGGCCAGTACCGCTGTTCGCTCGGATTCAACGTGCACAGCGGCAGCACCTACTACTTCCTCACCGCGGGCCACTGCGGCAAGGTCGCCAAGACCTGGTACACCGACCAGGCGCACCGCACTCTCATCGGCGCGACCGTGAACTACAGCTTCCCCGGCAACGACTACGCGCTCGTCCGCTACGACAACGGTGCCCTCGGTCACCCCGGCGGCTACAGCGCGGCGAACGCCTACGTCGGCGAGAGCGTCAAGCGCACCGGCTCCACCTCCGGCACCCACGGCGGCACCGTCACCGCGCTGAACGTCAGCGTCCACTACCAGAGCGGCGGCACGGTCCGGGGCCTGATCCAGACCACGGTGTGCGCCGAGCCCGGCGACTCCGGCGGCCCGCTCTACGACGGCACCAAGGCCATCGGCCTCACCTCGGGCGGCAGCGGCGACTGCTCCTCGGGCGGTACGACGTTCTTCCAGCCCGTCACCGAGGCGCTCAGCGCCTACGGAGTCAGCATCTACTAG
- a CDS encoding cell division protein SepF has protein sequence MGSVRKASAWLGLVDDNDDERYYDDDYTEGAESEGAWVTDPRVKVATDKAEEKDRRIGTVTPDSFRDARAIGELFRDGVPVIMNLTAMEPADAKRVVDFAAGLIFGLRGSIDRVSNRVFLLTPADTEIISGDASQHRSDGFFNQS, from the coding sequence ATGGGATCGGTACGCAAGGCGAGTGCGTGGCTCGGCCTCGTCGACGACAACGATGACGAGCGCTACTACGACGACGACTACACCGAGGGCGCCGAGTCCGAGGGTGCCTGGGTCACGGACCCCCGGGTGAAGGTGGCCACGGACAAGGCCGAGGAGAAGGACCGCCGGATCGGCACGGTCACCCCGGACAGCTTCCGGGACGCCCGCGCCATCGGCGAGCTGTTCCGGGACGGCGTCCCGGTGATCATGAACCTCACGGCGATGGAGCCGGCCGACGCCAAGCGCGTCGTCGACTTCGCGGCCGGGCTCATCTTCGGCCTGCGCGGTTCGATCGACCGCGTGTCCAACCGCGTGTTCCTGCTGACCCCGGCCGACACGGAGATCATCAGCGGCGACGCGTCGCAGCACCGTTCGGACGGCTTCTTCAACCAGAGCTGA
- a CDS encoding S1 family peptidase produces MRIKRTTPRTGTARRTRLVAVTTGLLAVAAFAAPTANAANADGNHTFSANQLTRASDSVLKADVPGTAWAVDSRTDRVVVTVDSTVSPAEIAKIRRQAGAGADALTIKHTDGKFSKLITGGDAIYGGQYRCSLGFNVHSGSTYYFLTAGHCGQVASTWYSNSSHSTVLGTNVSYSFPGNDYALVRYTNSSVSHPSAVGGQSITRAATPSVGQTVYRRGSTTGTHSGRVTALNATVNYGGGDVVYGLIQTTVCAEGGDSGGPLYYGSTAYGLTSGGSGDCSSGGTTFFQPVTEALSHYGVSVG; encoded by the coding sequence GTGAGGATCAAGCGCACCACTCCCCGCACCGGAACGGCGAGACGGACCCGGCTGGTCGCCGTGACCACGGGCCTGCTGGCCGTGGCCGCGTTCGCCGCCCCCACCGCGAACGCCGCCAACGCCGACGGAAACCACACGTTCAGCGCCAACCAGCTCACCCGTGCGAGCGACTCCGTCCTCAAGGCCGACGTCCCGGGCACCGCCTGGGCGGTGGACAGCAGGACCGACCGGGTCGTCGTCACCGTCGACAGCACCGTGTCCCCGGCCGAGATCGCCAAGATCAGGCGGCAGGCCGGCGCCGGCGCGGACGCGCTCACCATCAAGCACACCGACGGGAAGTTCAGCAAGCTCATCACCGGCGGCGACGCCATCTACGGCGGCCAGTACCGCTGTTCGCTGGGCTTCAACGTGCACAGCGGCAGCACGTACTACTTCCTGACCGCCGGCCACTGCGGCCAGGTCGCCTCCACCTGGTACAGCAACTCCAGCCACAGCACCGTGCTGGGAACCAACGTCAGCTACAGCTTCCCGGGCAACGACTACGCGCTGGTGCGCTACACCAACTCGTCCGTCTCGCACCCGAGCGCGGTCGGCGGCCAGTCCATCACCCGGGCGGCCACGCCCAGCGTGGGCCAGACGGTCTACCGGCGCGGCTCCACCACGGGCACGCACAGCGGCCGGGTGACCGCGCTGAACGCCACCGTCAACTACGGCGGCGGCGACGTCGTCTACGGGCTGATCCAGACCACGGTCTGCGCCGAGGGCGGCGACAGCGGCGGCCCGCTCTACTACGGCAGCACCGCCTACGGTCTGACCTCGGGCGGCAGCGGCGACTGCTCCTCCGGCGGTACGACGTTCTTCCAGCCGGTCACCGAGGCGCTGAGCCACTACGGCGTGAGCGTCGGCTGA
- a CDS encoding DUF3533 domain-containing protein, whose protein sequence is MSRTAGAAPPDRSFLAELKDAVTPRATALVIGVIALQLLFIASYVGALHHPRPRDIAFGVVAPQPAADRTVPRLDQLAGHPLSPRTVPDARTARTRILHRDLDGALVVDPRGTTDTLLVATGGGTALATTLKNLVTGLEAAQHRTVRVVDVAPASAGDFNGLSSFYLVVGWCVGGYLCASALAVSTGARPANPRRAVIRLSVMALVAAAGGLGGALIVGPALDALPGSVYALWGLGALITFAVGAATLALQGVFGIVGIGLAILLVVIAGNPSAGGAFPFPLLPPFWSTIGPALPPGAGTWAARSIAYFQGNGGTGALWVLAGWALGGIAVTLLMATLRARARGRVPPRTDPARDPGGLSRSESP, encoded by the coding sequence ATGAGCCGAACAGCCGGGGCGGCCCCGCCCGACCGCTCCTTCCTCGCCGAGCTGAAGGACGCCGTGACCCCCCGGGCCACGGCGCTCGTCATCGGTGTGATCGCTCTCCAGCTGCTCTTCATCGCCTCCTACGTGGGCGCCCTGCACCACCCGCGGCCCCGGGACATCGCCTTCGGGGTGGTGGCCCCGCAGCCCGCGGCCGACCGGACGGTGCCCCGGCTCGACCAGCTGGCGGGCCACCCGCTGAGCCCCCGGACCGTGCCGGACGCCCGGACCGCCCGCACCCGGATCCTGCACCGGGACCTCGACGGCGCCCTGGTCGTCGACCCCCGCGGCACCACCGACACCCTCCTGGTGGCCACCGGCGGCGGCACGGCCCTCGCCACCACCCTGAAGAACCTCGTCACCGGCCTGGAGGCGGCCCAGCACCGCACCGTGCGCGTGGTGGACGTGGCCCCCGCCTCGGCCGGGGACTTCAACGGCCTGTCGTCGTTCTACCTCGTCGTCGGCTGGTGCGTGGGCGGCTATCTGTGCGCCTCGGCCCTGGCGGTCAGCACCGGCGCCAGGCCCGCCAACCCCCGGCGCGCGGTGATCCGCCTGTCGGTGATGGCGCTGGTGGCGGCCGCCGGCGGGCTGGGCGGCGCGCTGATCGTGGGCCCCGCGCTGGACGCCCTGCCCGGCAGCGTGTACGCCCTGTGGGGGCTGGGGGCCCTGATCACCTTCGCGGTGGGCGCGGCCACCCTCGCCCTCCAGGGCGTCTTCGGCATCGTCGGCATCGGACTGGCGATCCTGCTGGTGGTGATCGCGGGCAACCCGAGCGCCGGCGGCGCCTTCCCCTTCCCGCTGCTGCCCCCGTTCTGGAGCACGATCGGGCCGGCCCTGCCGCCGGGCGCGGGCACCTGGGCGGCCCGCTCCATCGCCTACTTCCAGGGCAACGGCGGCACGGGCGCGCTCTGGGTCCTGGCGGGCTGGGCCCTGGGCGGCATCGCGGTCACCCTCCTGATGGCCACCCTCCGCGCCCGCGCACGCGGAAGGGTCCCGCCCCGGACGGACCCGGCGCGGGACCCCGGCGGCCTCAGCCGCTCCGAGTCGCCGTAG
- a CDS encoding S1 family peptidase, which yields MQHRRIPRRRAAVVGAGITALVAAGVTFQTANASEPSHAVPQPRVLSTPAAGKLASSLLSGLGSGAAGSYYDAGSGSLVVNVLDQTAARTVEAAGAKARLVTRSLTELDGARATLKKDATIPGTSWATDPVSDKVVVTADRTVSTAQWSKLSQVVAGLGGKAELKRSKGTFKPFVAGGDAITGSGGRCSLGFNVVKDGQPYFLTAGHCTEAISSWSDSSGAVIGQNAQSSFPGNDFGLVKYTAGTDHPSEVDLYNGSAQQITGAAEATVGMKVTRSGSTTHVHDGTVTGLNATVNYSEGTVSGLIQTDVCAEPGDSGGSLFSGSNAIGLTSGGSGDCTSGGETFFQPVTEALSATGSQIG from the coding sequence TTGCAGCACCGACGCATACCCAGGCGACGGGCCGCCGTGGTCGGAGCGGGCATCACCGCTCTGGTCGCCGCGGGAGTCACCTTCCAGACTGCGAACGCCAGCGAACCCTCCCACGCCGTGCCCCAGCCGCGGGTCCTGTCGACCCCGGCGGCCGGAAAGCTCGCCTCCAGCCTGCTGAGCGGCCTCGGTTCCGGCGCGGCCGGCAGCTACTACGACGCCGGGTCCGGGAGCCTCGTCGTCAACGTGCTCGACCAGACCGCCGCGAGGACCGTCGAGGCGGCCGGCGCCAAGGCCAGACTCGTCACCCGCTCCCTCACCGAACTCGACGGCGCCCGCGCGACGCTGAAGAAGGACGCGACCATCCCCGGCACCTCGTGGGCGACCGACCCGGTCAGCGACAAGGTCGTCGTCACCGCGGACCGTACGGTGTCCACGGCGCAGTGGAGCAAGCTCTCCCAGGTGGTCGCCGGGCTCGGCGGCAAGGCCGAACTCAAGCGGTCCAAGGGGACCTTCAAGCCCTTCGTCGCCGGCGGCGACGCGATCACCGGTTCGGGCGGGCGCTGCTCGCTCGGCTTCAACGTGGTCAAGGACGGGCAGCCGTACTTCCTGACCGCCGGGCACTGCACCGAGGCCATCTCCAGCTGGTCGGACTCCTCGGGCGCCGTGATCGGCCAGAACGCCCAGTCCAGCTTCCCGGGCAACGACTTCGGGCTGGTGAAGTACACGGCCGGTACCGATCACCCGAGCGAGGTCGACCTCTACAACGGCTCGGCCCAGCAGATCACCGGCGCGGCGGAGGCGACCGTCGGCATGAAGGTCACGCGCAGTGGCTCCACCACGCATGTGCACGACGGCACGGTCACCGGCCTGAACGCCACCGTCAACTACTCGGAGGGCACGGTCAGCGGGCTCATCCAGACCGATGTGTGCGCCGAGCCCGGGGACAGCGGCGGCTCGCTGTTCTCCGGCAGCAACGCCATCGGGCTGACCTCGGGCGGCAGCGGTGACTGCACCTCCGGCGGGGAGACGTTCTTCCAGCCCGTCACCGAGGCGCTGTCCGCCACCGGGAGCCAGATCGGCTGA
- a CDS encoding DUF5685 family protein codes for MFGIVRPCSHRLGEGLKAQWMAHMCGLCLALRHDHGQFARIVTNYDGLLISVLTEAQAGIRGTSRRTAGPCPLRGMRTASVAKGEGARLAAAVSLVLASAKIRDHVADGDGLLARGPVAVAARRVAANWTRAGARGGSAVGFDTAVLLDAVDRQIGVEALAGRGTPLLAVTEPTETATGAAFAHTAVLAGRPGNAEPLAEAGRLFGRLAHLLDAVEDRDADAASGAWNPLTATGTPLPEARRLADDALHGIRLALREAEFTDGALVHRLLVHELRRSVDRAFGAGHATHGAHQGPPHEGLGHPDLSHPGHPNPGHPDLGRPGFGHPPAHKPRGFLPGCGMFALLCCGCQMCCAEEYEGPWSRKKREGCCRDCDCDCPCDGCDGCDGCGDCCCCPCDGC; via the coding sequence GTGTTCGGAATCGTACGACCGTGCAGTCACCGGCTCGGAGAGGGCCTCAAGGCCCAGTGGATGGCGCACATGTGCGGCCTGTGCCTGGCCCTGCGTCACGATCACGGACAATTCGCCCGAATCGTGACGAACTATGACGGGCTGCTCATATCGGTTCTGACGGAGGCTCAGGCCGGAATCCGGGGTACGTCGCGGCGTACCGCGGGACCGTGTCCGCTGCGCGGGATGCGCACGGCGTCCGTGGCCAAGGGCGAGGGGGCACGGCTGGCCGCCGCCGTGTCCCTGGTGCTCGCCTCCGCCAAGATCCGCGACCACGTCGCCGACGGGGACGGGCTGCTGGCCCGCGGGCCGGTGGCCGTCGCCGCGCGCCGGGTCGCCGCGAACTGGACGCGGGCCGGGGCGCGCGGCGGTTCGGCGGTCGGGTTCGACACCGCCGTCCTCCTGGACGCCGTCGACCGCCAGATTGGCGTCGAGGCGCTCGCCGGGCGCGGCACCCCGTTGCTCGCGGTCACCGAGCCCACCGAGACCGCGACGGGCGCCGCCTTCGCCCACACCGCCGTCCTGGCCGGGCGGCCGGGCAACGCCGAGCCGCTCGCCGAGGCGGGCCGGCTCTTCGGCCGGCTCGCCCACCTCCTGGACGCCGTCGAGGACCGGGACGCCGACGCCGCGTCGGGCGCCTGGAACCCGCTGACGGCCACCGGGACGCCCCTGCCCGAGGCGCGCCGGCTCGCCGACGACGCCCTGCACGGCATCCGCCTGGCCCTGCGCGAGGCCGAGTTCACCGACGGCGCGCTGGTCCACCGGCTCCTCGTCCACGAACTGCGCCGGTCCGTGGACCGGGCGTTCGGCGCGGGGCACGCGACGCACGGTGCGCACCAAGGGCCACCGCATGAGGGCCTGGGCCACCCGGACCTGAGCCACCCGGGCCACCCGAACCCGGGCCACCCGGACCTGGGCCGGCCCGGTTTCGGGCACCCGCCCGCGCACAAGCCGCGCGGCTTCCTGCCTGGCTGCGGCATGTTCGCCCTCCTCTGCTGCGGCTGCCAGATGTGCTGCGCCGAGGAGTACGAGGGTCCTTGGTCCCGGAAGAAGCGCGAGGGCTGCTGCCGGGACTGCGACTGCGACTGCCCGTGCGACGGCTGCGACGGCTGTGATGGCTGCGGCGACTGCTGCTGTTGCCCGTGTGACGGCTGTTGA